One window of Mucilaginibacter inviolabilis genomic DNA carries:
- a CDS encoding SulP family inorganic anion transporter: MINLFRPKLIDTLKNYTLAQFYKDIVAGVIVGIVALPLAIAFAIASGVSPEKGIFTAIIAGLVISALGGSRVQIGGPTGAFIVIVYGIVQQFGVSGLVIATFIAGILLIIMGLAKLGNTIKYIPYPLIIGFTTGIAVIIFSSEVKDFLGLKMGSIPTDFISKWLDYGLHLSSVNLYALFIGIFTLLVLLLWPKITHKIPGSLIAIVISTWVVWFFHLPVETIGSRFGAIPSSLPHPVIPGVSVATIQQLIRPAFTIALLGSIESLLSAVVADGMTGGNHRSNTELIAQGLANICSSIFGGIPATGAIARTATNVKNGGRTPIAGIIHAITLLLIMLFVGKWAALIPMATLAGILIVVAWNMSELENFIAVFKGSKSDAAVLLTTFGLTVLVDLTVAIEIGMILAAFLFMRKMMQTSSVQQAVFSSKQLPDQDLNPEGIPAGGDVFEINGPLFFGAAYKFKDAMKVLEKPARVLIIRMRNVPVIDATGIRVLRDVHQEIKKKGTKLILSEVNSEQVMAELKKARLLFQIGKGNIKDSFEKALKRANDVLSNV, from the coding sequence ATGATAAATTTGTTCAGACCAAAGCTGATCGATACCCTTAAAAATTACACCCTGGCGCAATTTTATAAAGATATAGTGGCCGGTGTCATTGTAGGTATCGTGGCCTTACCCTTAGCCATTGCATTTGCCATAGCCTCTGGCGTATCCCCGGAAAAAGGAATTTTTACTGCTATTATTGCAGGGCTCGTCATATCCGCTTTGGGAGGCAGCCGGGTACAGATCGGCGGCCCTACGGGTGCCTTTATCGTCATCGTCTATGGAATCGTCCAGCAGTTCGGTGTCAGCGGTTTAGTTATCGCCACTTTTATTGCTGGGATACTCCTGATCATCATGGGCCTGGCCAAATTGGGCAATACCATCAAATATATTCCCTATCCGCTGATCATTGGTTTTACCACAGGGATCGCTGTCATCATTTTTTCCTCCGAGGTCAAAGACTTTTTAGGTTTGAAAATGGGAAGCATTCCTACAGATTTTATCAGCAAATGGCTGGATTATGGCCTGCACCTGTCTTCTGTAAATCTATATGCCCTGTTCATCGGGATTTTTACCTTACTGGTTCTTTTGCTGTGGCCCAAAATAACCCATAAGATTCCGGGCTCACTGATCGCTATTGTTATAAGTACATGGGTTGTTTGGTTCTTTCATCTCCCGGTTGAAACCATTGGCAGTCGTTTCGGGGCTATTCCTTCTTCTTTACCACACCCGGTAATTCCGGGCGTCAGCGTGGCGACCATCCAGCAATTGATCCGGCCTGCTTTTACCATCGCATTGCTGGGCAGTATTGAGTCTTTATTATCAGCGGTTGTCGCGGATGGCATGACCGGCGGGAACCACAGGTCTAATACAGAACTGATCGCTCAGGGACTGGCGAATATCTGTTCTTCTATTTTTGGAGGCATCCCTGCAACCGGTGCGATTGCCAGAACAGCCACCAATGTTAAAAACGGGGGGCGGACACCCATTGCCGGGATCATCCACGCCATCACCCTGCTCCTGATTATGCTTTTTGTAGGCAAATGGGCGGCGCTGATACCGATGGCAACACTCGCCGGGATATTGATCGTGGTCGCCTGGAATATGAGCGAGCTGGAAAATTTTATAGCTGTATTTAAAGGTTCTAAAAGTGATGCCGCCGTTTTACTGACCACCTTCGGGCTAACTGTACTGGTGGACCTGACCGTAGCTATTGAAATCGGAATGATCCTGGCTGCCTTCCTGTTTATGCGCAAAATGATGCAAACAAGTTCTGTACAGCAAGCCGTCTTCTCATCAAAACAATTACCTGATCAGGACCTTAATCCGGAAGGCATTCCAGCGGGGGGTGATGTATTTGAGATCAACGGTCCTCTGTTTTTTGGCGCGGCCTATAAATTTAAAGACGCGATGAAGGTATTGGAGAAGCCAGCCAGGGTACTGATCATCCGGATGCGGAACGTACCTGTTATTGATGCAACCGGTATCAGGGTATTGAGAGATGTTCATCAGGAAATAAAAAAGAAGGGAACAAAACTCATCCTTTCCGAGGTGAATAGTGAACAGGTAATGGCTGAATTAAAAAAAGCACGTTTGTTGTTTCAAATAGGGAAAGGTAATATCAAGGACAGTTTTGAAAAAGCTTTAAAACGGGCGAATGATGTCTTATCCAATGTCTAA
- a CDS encoding DUF983 domain-containing protein, translated as MGRTSKSWAMLHAKCPRCRRGNMFEGATYSLGFNRINLNCPHCQMVFEIEPGYFYAAMYVSYAMNVAEGGFLWVATFLITGNNDSPWLYLATILGGLFVLSPLNFRYSRVGLLYWLSPKVHYHPELDTDTPVDGNKYKWFQ; from the coding sequence ATGGGAAGAACATCAAAATCATGGGCCATGCTGCACGCCAAATGCCCGCGCTGTCGTCGGGGAAATATGTTTGAGGGGGCAACATACAGCCTGGGCTTCAACAGGATCAACCTGAATTGCCCGCATTGTCAGATGGTTTTTGAAATTGAGCCGGGCTATTTTTATGCGGCGATGTATGTGAGCTACGCTATGAATGTAGCAGAAGGCGGATTTTTATGGGTAGCCACCTTTCTGATCACCGGAAATAACGATTCACCCTGGTTATATCTTGCAACGATCCTCGGCGGCTTATTCGTCCTGTCACCGCTGAATTTCCGGTACTCCCGTGTGGGATTACTGTACTGGTTGTCGCCCAAGGTGCATTATCATCCTGAGCTGGATACGGACACGCCAGTTGACGGGAATAAATATAAATGGTTTCAATAA
- a CDS encoding class I SAM-dependent methyltransferase translates to MNVFRFLNAPFRGFETDKKDSSMLHHRLSPSIFRKDHVFDDLYPEHIQALSAMHWTSVDIAKKAGEFLAIPNAKVLDIGSGVGKFCLVAGFFHPETTFYGIEQRSELFTFAEIAREEIDLPNVNFIHGNLTELDFDNYDHFYFYNPFYENIEPDSRIDYAVKTSFELYDRYSRFVYEMLDKKPAETRLVTFHGADSQVPPSYQLVSNAYSRFLKMWIKE, encoded by the coding sequence ATGAATGTATTCAGATTTTTAAACGCTCCCTTCCGGGGTTTTGAAACCGATAAAAAAGACAGCAGTATGCTCCATCATAGGCTAAGTCCGTCCATTTTTCGTAAAGACCATGTTTTTGATGATCTCTACCCGGAACATATCCAGGCATTATCAGCCATGCACTGGACCTCCGTTGACATCGCTAAAAAGGCGGGAGAGTTTCTGGCCATTCCAAACGCCAAAGTATTGGACATCGGGAGCGGTGTCGGAAAGTTTTGCCTGGTAGCTGGTTTTTTTCATCCGGAAACAACATTTTACGGTATTGAACAGCGGAGCGAACTATTCACTTTCGCAGAAATAGCCAGGGAGGAAATTGATTTACCCAATGTAAATTTCATTCACGGTAACCTGACCGAACTGGACTTTGATAATTACGATCACTTTTATTTTTATAACCCTTTTTATGAAAATATCGAACCGGATAGCCGGATCGATTACGCGGTAAAAACTTCGTTTGAACTTTATGACCGCTATAGCCGGTTTGTTTACGAAATGCTGGACAAAAAGCCCGCGGAAACGAGGCTGGTAACATTCCATGGGGCCGATAGCCAGGTTCCGCCAAGTTACCAGTTGGTTAGTAACGCCTATAGCAGGTTCCTGAAAATGTGGATCAAAGAGTGA
- a CDS encoding class I SAM-dependent methyltransferase has translation MSYHAIAAAITLNLYTMKDDPFSLLPLGPQDQIKPEIIRSPGNTLINDLLFSDDTEFDWIYPEHFQLLSVKHFTPLSIAQKAAEFLSLPNTRVLDIGSGAGKFCLTAGYHFRETFFYGVEQRHELHHLAENIKRYTDLPNVNFIYGNVTQINFKEFDHFYFYNSFYENIDQMNKIDNTIELSEGLYNYYTQYLYMVLSAKPPGTRLVTFHSLEQEIPPDYRLANVSYDTLLKMWIKE, from the coding sequence ATGTCTTACCATGCCATTGCTGCTGCTATAACGCTAAATTTGTATACGATGAAAGATGATCCGTTTTCGCTTTTGCCACTCGGTCCCCAGGATCAGATCAAGCCAGAAATAATACGATCGCCGGGAAATACACTGATCAATGATCTCTTATTCAGTGATGATACAGAATTTGATTGGATTTACCCCGAACATTTTCAATTGCTATCAGTCAAACATTTCACGCCATTGTCTATTGCCCAAAAAGCCGCCGAATTCCTGTCTTTACCAAACACCAGGGTGCTTGATATTGGTAGTGGTGCCGGTAAATTCTGCCTGACCGCGGGTTATCATTTCCGGGAAACTTTTTTTTATGGAGTGGAGCAAAGACATGAATTGCATCATTTGGCAGAGAACATTAAAAGATATACGGATCTGCCCAATGTGAATTTCATTTACGGGAATGTCACTCAGATTAATTTCAAAGAGTTTGATCACTTTTATTTTTATAATTCATTCTATGAGAATATTGATCAAATGAATAAAATCGATAATACGATCGAATTATCAGAGGGCCTATACAACTACTATACCCAATATCTTTATATGGTGCTGAGCGCAAAGCCTCCAGGTACGCGCCTGGTTACCTTTCACAGTTTAGAACAGGAGATCCCGCCTGACTATAGGCTGGCAAATGTTTCCTATGATACTTTGCTAAAAATGTGGATCAAAGAATAG
- a CDS encoding Crp/Fnr family transcriptional regulator — translation MSLSGIFPIDKWEFTTQSVLNTLSEEDYHFLISRQGAQKYQKGEIIFKEGVVPSGIYFIHQGKIKKYKVDRSGREQIIYVANKGELIGYHAVLAEERSPDSAATLEDSLVSFIPKEDFLTILDKSPLFARRLLKTLSHEFSVLANGISVISQRTATERLAIALIVLREKFKDEGSREQEIILNISRMDLASLAGIAQENVIRLLKEFKEEGILETDGRKIWIKDIKRLVKKSNYA, via the coding sequence ATGAGCCTATCTGGAATTTTTCCGATTGACAAATGGGAATTCACAACACAGTCTGTTTTAAATACCCTCTCAGAAGAAGATTACCATTTTTTGATCTCCCGGCAGGGAGCGCAGAAATATCAAAAAGGGGAAATTATTTTCAAGGAAGGTGTCGTGCCTTCCGGTATTTATTTTATCCACCAGGGGAAAATAAAAAAGTATAAAGTTGACAGGAGCGGCAGGGAGCAGATCATATATGTAGCCAATAAAGGCGAACTAATTGGGTACCATGCGGTCTTGGCAGAAGAACGCAGTCCTGATTCTGCCGCCACTTTAGAAGATAGCCTGGTTAGTTTTATTCCTAAAGAAGATTTTTTAACTATTCTGGATAAATCGCCGCTTTTTGCCCGGCGCTTATTGAAAACATTGAGCCATGAGTTTAGTGTGCTGGCCAATGGTATTTCCGTGATTTCGCAAAGAACCGCGACGGAACGGCTTGCCATCGCGCTGATCGTGTTAAGGGAAAAGTTTAAAGATGAAGGATCCAGGGAACAAGAGATCATTTTAAATATATCCAGGATGGATCTGGCCAGCCTGGCCGGTATCGCCCAGGAAAATGTGATCCGCCTGTTAAAGGAATTTAAAGAGGAAGGTATTTTGGAAACGGATGGCCGGAAAATATGGATCAAAGATATTAAGCGACTGGTTAAAAAATCAAACTATGCGTAA
- a CDS encoding TetR/AcrR family transcriptional regulator, with protein MKDKEQTKRKLIDAVGFIIKSKGFGAVRISKVARHAGVDRKLIYRYFGNLNNLTEAYIVENDYWMLFAEHLKKMAKELDERNAQQFITEILQQLFKHFSKEPKMQSLILMELNGSSHIMRSIHNVRESIGQDILEKTDGHFENSDINFRAVAALLIGGIYYTVLHTLANGYDFADLDMGAEDGVKAISDALGNVVNWAFEAAQKNKSLDI; from the coding sequence ATGAAAGACAAAGAACAAACCAAGCGTAAATTGATAGATGCGGTTGGCTTTATCATTAAATCCAAAGGGTTCGGTGCCGTACGAATCAGTAAAGTAGCCCGGCATGCAGGTGTTGACAGAAAGCTAATCTATCGCTATTTCGGTAATCTGAATAACCTTACTGAGGCATATATTGTTGAAAATGACTACTGGATGCTTTTCGCAGAGCACTTGAAAAAGATGGCAAAAGAACTGGATGAGCGCAATGCCCAGCAGTTTATTACAGAGATATTGCAGCAGCTCTTTAAGCATTTTAGTAAAGAACCGAAGATGCAAAGCCTGATACTGATGGAACTTAATGGGTCCAGTCATATCATGAGAAGCATACATAATGTCCGTGAATCTATTGGACAGGATATCTTAGAAAAGACCGACGGGCACTTTGAAAATTCTGATATCAATTTCAGGGCCGTTGCAGCATTACTGATCGGTGGTATTTACTATACCGTGCTGCACACCTTAGCGAACGGCTATGATTTTGCAGATTTGGACATGGGTGCAGAAGATGGCGTCAAAGCAATCTCAGATGCGCTTGGCAATGTGGTTAATTGGGCCTTTGAAGCAGCGCAGAAAAATAAATCTTTAGATATTTAA
- a CDS encoding DJ-1/PfpI family protein: MKKVLLLLAEGFEFYEASVFVDVIGWNRLEGDHSTQLYTCGFTKEVGSTFGQKLVVDQLIEELDPDDFDALAIPGGFQEFGYFESALRPEISGLIKRFHNSKKMIASICTGAIAVAQSGVLTGKRATTYNLNPLRQQSLVNLGAILCMEPIVIDDNIITSWSPSTALDVAFALLERLTNKENVLNVKRLMGFKICQPNTLV, from the coding sequence ATGAAAAAAGTATTGCTGCTGCTTGCCGAAGGATTTGAATTCTATGAGGCAAGCGTTTTTGTCGATGTGATCGGATGGAATAGACTGGAAGGTGACCATTCCACACAGCTTTATACTTGTGGTTTCACTAAAGAGGTCGGCAGCACATTCGGCCAAAAGCTCGTTGTCGATCAACTTATCGAAGAACTTGATCCTGATGATTTTGATGCACTGGCCATCCCGGGCGGTTTTCAGGAATTCGGCTATTTCGAAAGCGCTTTGCGCCCTGAGATATCTGGCTTGATTAAACGTTTCCATAACAGCAAAAAAATGATCGCTTCGATCTGCACGGGCGCGATAGCAGTTGCGCAAAGCGGTGTGCTGACGGGCAAAAGAGCGACTACTTACAACCTTAATCCTTTACGTCAGCAAAGCCTTGTTAATCTTGGAGCCATTCTGTGCATGGAGCCTATCGTGATTGATGATAACATCATCACCTCTTGGAGTCCGTCTACGGCATTGGATGTTGCCTTCGCCTTACTGGAGCGCCTGACGAATAAGGAAAATGTCTTAAACGTAAAACGCCTCATGGGTTTTAAGATCTGCCAGCCTAATACTTTAGTGTAA
- a CDS encoding nuclear transport factor 2 family protein, with product MPAIKNNNSIADYDNIIAVAKIYVDGLKTGNVDQLKQTFHSEGLMAGYMPDGQLTTKLQFLYDFTQENGAAADVKAHISILHKTETAAVVLVELEDLQGGVGSTDYLSLLLIDGEWKVLSKVFNLYWGQ from the coding sequence ATGCCAGCTATAAAAAATAATAACTCGATCGCTGATTATGATAATATAATCGCTGTGGCGAAAATCTACGTTGATGGTTTAAAGACCGGTAATGTCGATCAGCTAAAACAAACCTTTCATTCTGAAGGCCTAATGGCCGGGTACATGCCGGACGGGCAATTAACGACCAAGCTGCAATTCCTGTACGACTTCACCCAGGAGAATGGCGCAGCTGCGGATGTAAAGGCTCATATAAGCATTCTGCATAAAACAGAGACGGCAGCTGTCGTGCTGGTGGAATTGGAAGACTTACAAGGCGGCGTGGGTTCTACGGATTATCTTTCCTTGTTGTTGATTGATGGTGAGTGGAAAGTGTTGTCCAAGGTGTTTAACCTTTATTGGGGACAGTAA
- a CDS encoding nuclear transport factor 2 family protein, whose translation MRTAFIVLLSLCSTMAMAKEGPGSSASKKTYVSTGHKILTAPDAADKKAILDVIDTYVEGLRLGRVDLLKKSFYKNAIMYGFSAENEITEGSVQHLYDLIEKNGALSKVTSVNSVLHQTANTASVLAELKNTSPNHNSTDYLSLMKINGEWKIISKVYHLSHAK comes from the coding sequence ATGAGAACAGCATTTATAGTTTTATTAAGCCTTTGCTCAACTATGGCAATGGCGAAAGAGGGACCGGGTTCGTCTGCATCAAAAAAAACATATGTATCAACGGGGCACAAAATTCTTACAGCACCTGACGCTGCTGATAAAAAAGCAATTCTGGACGTGATCGATACCTATGTAGAAGGCTTACGCTTGGGCCGGGTTGATCTGTTAAAGAAAAGCTTTTACAAAAACGCGATCATGTACGGTTTCTCGGCAGAGAATGAGATCACTGAAGGCAGTGTTCAACATCTTTATGACCTGATCGAAAAAAATGGCGCGCTATCAAAGGTAACTTCGGTAAACAGCGTTCTTCACCAGACCGCTAATACAGCTTCGGTTCTTGCTGAATTGAAAAATACTTCACCGAATCATAATTCAACTGATTATTTATCGCTGATGAAGATTAATGGTGAATGGAAGATCATATCGAAGGTCTATCACTTGTCACACGCTAAATAA
- a CDS encoding AraC family transcriptional regulator, with the protein MNILDPSALNGCKLDWAAKTLLLDGYSLIEQCVHNIDTHGSMYLKDHLLVFLLEGNLRVVYGKQSFLVNKNEMILLKKATLVQYEWSGSHENSNLFDCLMFSLKSELIRSFLTSTELRISRQNSVHQVLTSVQPMDECLLAFAQSLKPYFKNVAKVVPSQLRHKMMELLYDTAVCSQAMFQQILHLQQQVPTDLREVVEQHYATQVRIQDLAYLSGRSLSSFKRDFQQVYNLPPATWIREKRLNKAKEMLETTGMTVSEICYSLGFENVSHFSRIFKQYHGKIPTSLRQAV; encoded by the coding sequence ATGAATATCCTAGACCCTAGTGCCCTTAATGGTTGCAAGCTGGATTGGGCTGCCAAAACACTGCTACTGGACGGTTATTCTCTGATCGAACAATGCGTTCATAATATCGACACACACGGCTCCATGTACCTGAAAGACCATTTGCTTGTTTTTTTGCTGGAGGGAAACCTTAGGGTTGTGTATGGCAAACAGTCTTTCCTGGTTAACAAGAACGAAATGATACTGCTTAAAAAGGCAACATTGGTCCAATATGAGTGGTCAGGAAGCCATGAAAACAGCAACCTATTCGACTGCCTGATGTTCTCCCTGAAAAGCGAGCTGATCAGATCTTTCCTGACCAGTACTGAGCTCAGGATAAGCCGGCAGAATTCGGTCCACCAAGTGCTTACTTCCGTTCAACCCATGGATGAATGCCTGCTTGCATTTGCCCAGTCCCTAAAGCCGTATTTTAAAAATGTTGCCAAGGTAGTGCCAAGCCAACTTCGCCATAAAATGATGGAATTGTTGTACGATACGGCTGTTTGCAGCCAGGCCATGTTTCAGCAAATACTGCATTTGCAGCAGCAAGTACCGACTGACCTTCGTGAGGTGGTCGAACAACATTATGCTACACAGGTTCGGATCCAGGACCTGGCCTACCTATCCGGCCGGAGCCTATCCAGTTTTAAGCGTGACTTTCAACAGGTCTATAATTTGCCACCTGCCACCTGGATAAGGGAAAAGCGACTGAACAAGGCCAAAGAAATGCTTGAAACCACGGGAATGACTGTTTCTGAAATATGCTATTCCTTAGGTTTTGAGAATGTATCTCACTTTTCAAGAATTTTTAAGCAATACCATGGCAAGATTCCGACTAGTTTAAGACAAGCGGTCTAA
- a CDS encoding rhodanese-like domain-containing protein — protein sequence MRYVVFFGIIALFVFFIYRMFATSVDDHTMENILAKDPVILDVRTPAEFSRGHLEGAVNFPLDELEKGIPITLDHQRPILTCCSHGVRSVQAVELLKARGYKNAVNGGAWTNLQMIMDKERPSAEAEQK from the coding sequence ATGAGATACGTTGTATTTTTTGGCATCATTGCCTTATTTGTTTTTTTCATTTACCGCATGTTCGCTACATCTGTAGATGATCACACCATGGAAAACATTCTTGCCAAAGATCCGGTGATCCTGGATGTACGGACACCAGCAGAGTTTTCACGCGGACATCTGGAAGGTGCGGTCAACTTTCCCTTAGATGAGCTGGAGAAAGGCATACCGATTACCCTGGATCATCAACGTCCGATCTTAACCTGTTGTTCCCATGGGGTAAGAAGTGTTCAGGCCGTTGAACTGCTAAAGGCCAGAGGGTATAAAAATGCGGTCAACGGCGGTGCCTGGACAAACCTCCAGATGATCATGGATAAAGAACGCCCTTCCGCTGAAGCAGAACAGAAATGA
- a CDS encoding DUF4202 domain-containing protein, with the protein MNQLQHAFNLFDGYNQKDPRWIIWKNEVYPQEYAHALMLNEWVLSLQPASGQELLLASRCQHIGRWEIPRDSYPDGREAYLKWRKDLAQHHATIAGDLMREARYGENQINRVTEIILKKRIKQDYEVQIMENALCLIFLEHQYEELRLKYLDEPEKMVNILYRSLLKMDKHGHAIAKLLPYTNDGLSLVIKAIERVEHS; encoded by the coding sequence ATGAACCAGCTACAACACGCTTTTAACCTGTTTGATGGGTATAATCAAAAGGATCCTCGTTGGATCATCTGGAAAAACGAGGTTTATCCCCAGGAATATGCTCATGCATTGATGCTGAATGAATGGGTTTTGTCCCTTCAGCCGGCCTCTGGTCAAGAACTGTTACTGGCATCCCGTTGCCAGCACATCGGCAGATGGGAGATTCCCCGTGACAGTTATCCGGATGGCAGGGAAGCTTATCTCAAATGGAGAAAGGATCTGGCACAGCATCATGCCACGATCGCTGGTGATTTAATGAGAGAAGCTCGTTATGGCGAGAACCAAATCAACCGTGTAACGGAGATCATCTTAAAAAAAAGAATAAAACAGGATTATGAAGTGCAGATCATGGAAAATGCCTTGTGTTTGATCTTTCTTGAGCATCAGTATGAAGAACTGCGCCTTAAATACCTTGATGAGCCCGAGAAAATGGTCAATATTCTTTACCGGTCGCTGTTAAAAATGGATAAGCATGGTCATGCAATCGCAAAGTTGCTGCCTTATACCAACGACGGCTTAAGCCTGGTCATTAAAGCAATCGAACGGGTCGAACATTCTTAA
- a CDS encoding DUF3817 domain-containing protein: MTKNLLKTRVGRLKLLGYLEGTSLLFLVGVAVPFKYIAGNPVLVKAIGPIHGLLFLGFIFSTLSIGVEQQWKFQRTTWKVLLACIIPFGTFYIDRLITKERLAETNR; the protein is encoded by the coding sequence ATGACTAAAAACCTTTTAAAAACCCGGGTCGGCAGGCTGAAGCTGTTAGGCTACCTCGAAGGGACCTCACTGTTATTTCTCGTAGGTGTTGCCGTGCCGTTTAAATACATTGCTGGAAATCCTGTATTAGTTAAAGCGATCGGCCCTATTCATGGTCTGCTGTTTCTGGGATTCATATTTAGCACCCTTAGCATTGGTGTAGAGCAGCAATGGAAGTTCCAGCGAACTACCTGGAAGGTACTGCTTGCCTGTATTATACCCTTTGGCACATTTTACATAGATCGGTTGATCACAAAAGAGCGGCTTGCCGAAACCAACCGGTAA
- a CDS encoding biliverdin-producing heme oxygenase, producing MIQDVLRNGSAAAHQQLEKIVVTRLKAIKSKEDYAALLKYFYAFFSRLEEVIAPYMNEDILPDKAQRRNSGFLANDMVSLGQTVTEISVPDVPEITNVYQALGAFYVMEGSIMGGSIIVQMLAKLGITDGVSFFSGYGPETGSIWGRFIEVLNKTVPVSEQYQVVETATDTFHCFALSFDDK from the coding sequence ATGATACAAGACGTTTTAAGAAATGGGTCTGCTGCGGCCCATCAGCAATTAGAAAAAATAGTTGTTACCCGATTAAAGGCCATCAAAAGCAAGGAAGATTATGCAGCCTTATTAAAATATTTCTATGCCTTTTTCTCCCGGTTGGAGGAGGTGATCGCGCCGTACATGAACGAAGATATTCTGCCTGACAAGGCACAGCGTCGAAATTCTGGCTTTCTGGCCAACGATATGGTTAGTCTCGGCCAGACCGTAACAGAGATTTCTGTACCGGATGTGCCGGAGATCACTAATGTGTACCAGGCACTGGGCGCTTTCTATGTGATGGAAGGCTCCATCATGGGAGGTTCCATCATTGTTCAAATGCTGGCAAAGTTAGGCATCACTGACGGGGTCTCCTTCTTTTCCGGGTACGGCCCTGAGACAGGTTCCATCTGGGGGCGTTTTATAGAGGTTTTGAATAAAACCGTTCCGGTGTCAGAACAATACCAGGTCGTTGAAACGGCTACCGATACTTTTCACTGCTTTGCTTTGTCTTTCGATGATAAGTAA
- a CDS encoding cytochrome-c peroxidase gives MKKKLIIIIVLINVIIGYFAYNLKPAQVNFDAKEENIELKVPSNFPNPVYDLKGNKLTPAGFKLGRILFYDRQLSLDQSISCGSCHQANAAFANFERPLSRGIKGCTGTRNAPVLFNLAWQQEFMWDGRLDQLDLTSHNAVTNPCEMANEMNQMSARLQELPMYPPLFKKAFGDSIITEKKMMKALAQFMAAMVSANSKYDKHVRNEQGGNFSEEERSGYTLFKEKCSSCHQEPLFTDRSFRNNGLEMRSADKGRDSLTHRRVDIGKFKVPSLRNVEVSGPYMHDGSLASLNDVLAHYHHGVKANPNLDPELKKDGRLGISLNDREQKQILAFLKTLTDKEFINDKRFQNL, from the coding sequence ATGAAGAAAAAATTAATCATCATCATCGTATTGATCAATGTGATCATCGGCTACTTTGCGTATAATCTCAAGCCGGCCCAAGTTAATTTTGATGCTAAAGAGGAAAATATTGAACTTAAAGTGCCTTCCAATTTTCCTAACCCGGTCTATGATCTTAAAGGCAATAAGCTGACACCAGCCGGCTTTAAGCTCGGGCGAATCTTGTTTTACGACCGTCAGCTATCGCTTGATCAATCGATCTCCTGCGGGTCGTGCCATCAGGCAAATGCAGCATTTGCAAATTTTGAGCGGCCGCTCAGTCGGGGCATAAAAGGGTGTACAGGCACCCGGAATGCCCCTGTTTTATTCAACCTGGCCTGGCAACAGGAGTTTATGTGGGACGGACGCCTGGACCAATTGGACCTGACCTCGCATAATGCGGTAACCAATCCCTGTGAAATGGCCAACGAAATGAACCAGATGAGTGCGAGGCTTCAGGAACTACCCATGTATCCGCCGCTCTTTAAAAAAGCCTTTGGCGATTCGATTATTACGGAAAAAAAAATGATGAAAGCCTTAGCTCAATTTATGGCTGCGATGGTCTCCGCAAATTCGAAATATGACAAACATGTTCGGAATGAACAAGGAGGCAATTTTTCGGAAGAAGAGCGATCAGGATATACGCTTTTTAAAGAGAAATGCAGTTCATGTCACCAGGAGCCGCTATTCACTGATCGCAGTTTTCGCAACAATGGATTGGAAATGCGTTCTGCGGATAAAGGCAGGGACAGCCTGACCCACCGGAGAGTCGACATAGGGAAATTCAAAGTGCCTTCTTTGAGGAATGTTGAGGTCAGCGGGCCTTATATGCATGACGGAAGCCTGGCGAGCCTTAATGATGTGCTGGCACATTATCACCATGGCGTAAAAGCAAATCCTAATCTTGATCCCGAACTGAAAAAGGACGGTAGGTTAGGTATTTCCCTCAATGACCGGGAACAGAAGCAGATATTGGCCTTTTTAAAGACACTCACGGATAAAGAATTTATAAATGATAAACGATTTCAAAACCTATGA